The Euphorbia lathyris chromosome 2, ddEupLath1.1, whole genome shotgun sequence genome includes a window with the following:
- the LOC136218361 gene encoding NPL4-like protein 1 gives MMMLRIRSRDGLERVSFDNPNITISQLKTLIQNQLQIPIHNQTLSTNQNLLLSKSPSDLLNFTDMSDPTIPISALNIAHGSIIFLAYEGERTIRGPAVQPAGSFGRKMTMDDLIAKQMRVSRQESPHCESVSFDRDSANAFQQYVNETLAFAVKRGGFMYGTVSDEGKVEVDFIYEPPQQGTEENLMLLRDPQEEKLVDAIAVGLGMRKVGFIFTQTITQDKKDYTLSNREVLQAAELHAESELKEWVTALVKLEVNEDGGADVHFEAFQMSDMCIRLFKEKWFETEIGEDMDPKLSKMNKEVVVGVKDVREVDNDFFLVVVKILDHLGPLTSSFPIENRIVQVTTRALKNHLDRTKSLPFVKRIADFHLLLFVGRLLDVSDVPALAQYVQTQTAVPEGYQLLIESMATTC, from the exons ATGATGATGCTCAGAATCCGTAGCAGAGATGGCCTCGAGCGCGTCTCCTTCGATAATCCTAACATCACCATCTCCCAGCTTAAAACCCTCATCCAAAACCAGCTTCAAATCCCAATCCATAACCAAACCCTATCTACTAACCAGAATCTCCTCTTATCCAAATCCCCTTCCGATCTCCTCAATTTCACCGACATGTCTGACCCTACTATCCCTATTTCGGCTCTCAACATCGCTCATGGCTCCATTATATTCTTGGCCTACGAAGGAGAGAGGACGATTCGCGGACCTGCCGTTCAGCCCGCGGGTTCGtttggccggaagatgactatGGACGACCTGATTGCGAAACAAATGCGAGTTAGCAGACAAGAAAGCCCTCATTGTGAGTCGGTGTCTTTTGATCGAGATAGTGCTAATGCGTTTCAGCAGTATGTTAATGAGACGCTCGCTTTTGCGGTGAAAAGGGGTGGGTTTATGTACGGAACGGTGTCGGATGAGGGGAAAGTGGAGGTGGATTTTATATATGAGCCGCCGCAGCAGGGAACAGAAGAAAATTTGATGCTTTTGAGGGATCCGCAGGAAGAGAAACTGGTGGATGCAATCGCAGTTGGTTTAGGGATGAGGAAAGTGGGATTTATATTTACTCAAACTATTACTCAGGACAAAAAAGACTATACATTGTCGAACCGTGAGGTTCTCCAGGCAGCGGAACTTCATGCCGAGAGTGAGTTGAAAGAGTGGGTAACGGCGCTGGTGAAGCTGGAAGTGAATGAGGATGGGGGCGCCGATGTTCATTTTGAGGCTTTTCAGATGAGTGATATGTGCATTAGACTGTTTAAGGAAAAGTGGTttgagactgagattggagaggATATGGATCCTAAATTGTCTAAAATGAACAAGGAAGTTGTTGTTGGAGTTAAGGATGTTAGGGAAGTAGATAATGATTTTTTCTTGGTCGTCGTCAAGATTTTGGATCACCTG GGTCCTCTTACGTCATCCTTTCCGATAGAGAACAGGATAGTGCAAGTGACAACAAGGGCACTGAAGAATCATCTAGACCGCACAAAGAGTCTTCCATTTGTGAAAAGAATTGCGGATTTTCATCTGCTGCTGTTTGTGGGCAGGCTATTAGATGTTTCGGATGTTCCTGCACTGGCACAGTATGTTCAAACACAAACAGCAGTACCAGAAGGGTACCAGCTCCTAATTGAATCCATGGCCACTACTTGTTGA